Proteins encoded within one genomic window of Macrobrachium nipponense isolate FS-2020 chromosome 8, ASM1510439v2, whole genome shotgun sequence:
- the LOC135223111 gene encoding SCAN domain-containing protein 3-like, producing the protein MAEDVEKTLATELRDSKLSLQLDESTFGSSTLLMACLRSLFNERQKCWRSKDVTIIQDRTVLLEFLGKLSLFRVSLSCRELQYFSTYNKYKVKAILMGDLEMHMNHLENLIEDFNVHFENLEWMKVPDWILTPFDVEIRNADIASHLEEEFTEMTVDLEASALFRRKGLSELWINENNVAKYPRLCEVVEPFLLAFPSSYIAEAGFSHAYAVLTKQMSRLSLRERSGLRLKLTNLQTNTSILVESHQAHPSH; encoded by the exons ATGGCAGAAGATGTAGAAAAAACTTTAGCAACGGAACTCCGAGATAGTAAGCTATCTCTACAACTTGATGAGTCAACTTTTGGCAGCTCCACTCTTCTCATGGCCTGTTTGAG ATCTCTATTTAATGAGAGACAAAAATGCTGGAGGAGTAAAGATGTTACCATCATTCAGGACAGGACAGTTTTACTGGAATTCCTAGGAAAGCTTAGCTTGTTTAGAGTTTCACTGTCATGTAGAGAACTTCAGTATTTTTCAACGTACAACAAATACAAAGTGAAAGCAATTCTGATGGGGGACCTAGAGATGCATATGAATCATTTGGAGAATTTAATTGAAGACTTTAATGTGCACTTTGAAAACTTGGAATGGATGAAAGTGCCAGATTGGATCCTAACTCCGTTTGATGTTGAAATAAGGAATGCAGATATTGCCTCACACCTGGAGGAGGAATTCACTGAGATGACTGTGGACCTGGAAGCAAGTGCCTTGTTCAGAAGAAAAGGTCTCAGTGAATTGTGGATCAACGAGAACAACGTTGCTAAATATCCTCGGCTTTGTGAAGTGGTTGAGCCATTTTTACTTGCTTTCCCAAGTTCATACATAGCTGAAGCTGGTTTCAGTCATGCATACGCAGTCTTAACAAAACAGATGAGCAGACTGAGCCTGCGAGAACGAAGTGGCCTACGGCTGAAGCTCACCAACCTGCAAACTAATACCAGTATCCTTGTTGAGTCCCATCAGGCACATCCTTCACACTAA